The segment CGAATATGTTCTTTTGTTATGGATGTAAATTATAACTACTTTGTAACTTTTTTTCCTTATAAATGGCTTTGATTTTTAGAGAATCTTTATTTTGTGAATTTTAGAGTGTTGTTTAAGCCAAAGTGTAGGAGGTTCCAAAACCATGTAAATACCACAAAGCGATGTTGTAATCCACAacctccacttttttttttcgaaatttGTACAACAGGGATTCGTTTAATTTTGAACACTTAAAACCCAAaacaattttgaatttttaatgtTAAATTCTTAAGTTACCATGAAAAAAAGGTGGGCAATGAAAGcatcggaaaaaaaaaccccCAAAACAAATCCTAAAATTCATCATTGGCTATCAACAGAATCACAAACAGTCTTACTTAATTGAGTTAAAGATGGCTTACTAATCTGGTAGTACCACATCACAATCATGTTACTAGAACCTGAAAACTTTATTAAACATCACATTTTGTACACTAATTAATTGTTCCTTTCATGTTGCAGTGTTCCAGataaggagaaagaaaaaaaaagaacagtagTAGTAAAAGATATTCCTTTCTCCTACATGAAAGAATAAATCTTTTCAAACAAAACAAGGGCATTTCAGGTAGTGAACAAAAAATCTAAAACCATTCGCTCATTGGCTCTTGGGCCCTTCCTgccactgccatgtgggccccactccacCAATATAAATTGCTACGGTTACACCCGGCCGAAGCAaagtcaccactcaccaccaccattgccGTTGCTCAGTTTTCTCTGAAAAAAATCTACTCCCTCTCTCTGAAAAAGGAGGcaactttttttctttgcaagaatgaagcgcggcggcggcggcggcggcggcggcgatccggGCGCCTACGCGGCGGTGCTGAAGACGAAGCTCGACCTGTACTGCGCGGCCGTGGCTAAATCGATGGTAAATCtcgtacctttttttttaatccaaagaTCGCATCTTTATTTTTGTTCGATTCGCTGAGGCGCAGTTCGATTTTGAGGCCATTTGGGAGTTCTTGAATCCTCCATTTGGGAGGATTTCTGCTGCGATTTTCAAGTTTAAGAAAttatgaagaaagaaaaaaaattaggaaattGCTGCTCCATTTGAGGATTCTATGCTGCCATAAGCTAATGACACTTTCTTAGAGTTACTATTGTTTATTTTTCGCGTTCATAGGACCATTTGGTTCATGGCCAACTGCACCATAATAGACAGGCAAAGTATGGAttatgaatagaaaaaaaagaagaagaagagagagtatggattgtgaaaagagaaaaaattcTGGCTAATGAATGGGTGGCATGAGTAACCAATTCTATTAATGAAACTAATGGAAATTGTAAATCCAACTAAATGTCTGATTAAGACGGTATCTTTCAGTCACATGTCTGAATAGTCTGACAACCTTGGGATCAAATCTCTAgtttcataaataaaataagacTCAATAAAATATCTAATGTACTACGGCAATACGTTGGTTTTCTTATGATATTACATGAAAATGATACCATGATACCAATAAGCACCATGGCTTTTCTACCTGAAGACGGGGCTAGGGGAGATGAACTCTGGATGCTTGATCTTAGATGAATCTTGATGTACTGATAAGTAAGATCGTTGATTTGGTATGGTTTAACTTGTGGCATGGAGGGAAGCTGACTTGTCAACGGGAGCACATGAACAGTCTTGAAGATTTTCTCTCATGGACAAGTGGATCACAAAGGACTGGATGAATGTGACGTTTTAAGGGTTGAACCAGTAggattttcctttctttttcaactttttagTGTTGTGAAAAAGTTTGGtcatattctttttttctgaaagagACAGGTAAACTAATAATATATGAAGTTTAATGCATACAGAGGCATGGTTTCTTAATAAGCTCTGCAGTTTCGAGCATCGGACAGGGTTCTGTGTTTTCACAACCCGTTTTAGGGATTATTGGTCCACAGCAATAATCGGACAGAAAAAGTCTAAATTTAAGTttaaaattcaaagtttgaattcGAATTCATAGCCTTCCAGCTGGTAATTACTCCCTAACTAGCCCCTGACTCTGGATCGATTTCTGGTTTTTGTTGTCCACTATGTCATTCCACTTCTCTCATATAGTTTTGATGCCCCGTTGACCAGTTGTTTCATTTGAAAACTTAAGCAGTATCTATTAAAAGAGACTCAGcgccctgcaaaaaaaaaaaaagagagactcAGCGGTTCAGCTACAATTGATTCCTTTCCTATGATCATTTATTTGTTAGCATAAATTCTAACCTGAGGTTTTCAAATGAGTGTTTCATTGTTCTATGGATTGGGGTCTTTTCACTACCCATAGAAACCTCAACACTTTGTTCTCTGTTACTAGTTGCCACAATTTCAAATCACTGGTAGTTCTGGAGCTATTTCTCTAGGAGTAAGCTACTAGCTAGTTGAGGTCTTGAGGGCCACTTTTCACGAaatatcttttcttttaaatccttgcttctttttttttagttacACAATCCTCAATTATGGATTCAGTTAAAAACAACACATGTTTgttttcttcagtttttttcAGTACATAACAGAAAACCTTGGACAATATTGTAGGTTCTTCCTCAGTAGTTCTGGAGAATTATGGGCTATACCTTTTGATGTATTACATACGAGCAGTTTTCTGGAGTTTATAGCGGTAGAAGTCCCATGTGCTGGCTGTGACAATCCCCTTGATCATTTGTTGCTTGTGATATATAGATATTTATCTACATCCATTTCAGGAAGCTAAACCGCAAGAATCTTCTTTGGGCTACCTCAATTTACAAGCCTCAGACACTTCACAATTGGCTTCTCAAGCTTCTTTTAATGGTATTTATGAACTTCCATAGTCGCATATATATCAATCTATGGAAACTTTGGAAAAAAACCATGCCACAGTTATATCTTAGAGGAAGTTGTCTGAAAGAAGTGTTTTATTAGATTGGCCAAATATCATCTGCCTTGACAGCTTTATAAGAAAGCTAATAGAAACAGAGTTCAGAAGAGTTTCATTAACAGTTTCGGTAAATAGCTTAACTAATGCGCAAAGGATAAAAAAGGGGGTCATGTAAATTTTGGTGGCATCAATATAAAGTTGGGAAATATGTAGATCCTTCTTCTGTGGCGTGGAACACTGTCATCACACATTGGATATGCAACCTTGTTGCTACCAATATGAATCCTGGCAACGTGCACTGCAGATGGATTTCTGCACCATCTGATGTGTGCAGGGGCACCTACAATTGATGCTTTGGAACGTATTTAGGCGGTTTTGCAGCAATTGAAATGTCACTATCATATGCTATTGTCTTTTACTGTACTCTTTTGGTCTCTTCTTTGTTATAGGTTATGGATCAACCAGAGTAACAAACTCAAATGCCATACATGAAGATTATGATCAAGGCAAACCAGCTAATAGTGGTACATCAAAGGAACAGTCAGATGATGATGGCGATCTTGAGGAAGATACAGACCCCGTTAATGCAAAGCGGACAAGGAGGTATTGGATTAGATTCCTCCACTACTTAGTTTGTTAAAGATACAATCATACCGTGAAATGAGTCTTGATATCAGTTTCTTATTTCAAGCATATAACATGTTCTAGAATTTATATCGATGACATTGTAGTGTTGGAAAACTATTGCAGCCTTTTACATGCTGATGAATCTCTTGGTGTTATGTTGTGATTAGAATGCTGTCAAATCGGGAATCGGCCAGGAGGTCAAGAAAAAGGAAGCAAGCTCACCTAAACGATCTAGAATCACAGGTCTCAAATCATGAACCATGAATGCTTAAGTATAATGTAGTAACTGAGAAGGCAATGCTAATTACTACACTATCATCTAGGTTTCCCAGTTAAGATCTGAGAATGCATCTCTGCAAAAGCGCTTGTCTGACATGACTCAGAAATATAAGCAATCTACCACAGAATATGGCAATCTTCAAGATGACATGAACGCTATGAGGAGAaaggtattttctttttgttgttgtgaCCGTTTGATTACATCCAGCACTTCTTTTATTCCCATTGAAGGGCTATGAATCTGTTGATTGTAGTCCAGAAGCTGTCCATTTACATAGTATTCTTTCTATAATTAAAATGTTTCGATCTAATGCAGCCCATTTACATAGCATTATAATATTTTGATTTAATTTTCTGTTTCTTCTGAGGATGCAGGTACGTATTATTCTCTCTATGTGGAATAGGAAGAGACTAgtgtattttaatatttttcttgttttagtTTTGGTTTTAAGAATAACAATGTTCTCTTACAGGTGTGGCgttgtaaaaaaagaaacaaaacattttaaaaGCGCTCGTACCATGTTGTGATGCTCCAAGAGTGTGTCCCATTAAATCTATGGTTTGCTCCTTATGGAAGGGCTTTTTTCTCTGAGAAGAACGAAAACCTTCATATGAGGAGTCCAAACAGGGCACAATCATACAAACATTTGTTTAATGCTTGTATGTGAGTATATGCACAACTCTGTATTTTTGTCTTGCATGataaggtgttttttttttcaaaacattcAGTACAGTGATGACTGCTGCTGCAAAGTAGGCTTTATTGGTAGTCTCAAATTCTCAATCCTGTTTTCAACAACACTACACACAAAGAGATATCAAAAGGAACATGTATACATAAGAACCTATTGTTCTGTCCCTTTATATATAAAGTTGAATTtgttttcccaaaaacatcagcTCGGGTTTAACTTAAATTCTgtaaaatgtttactgtaataGATCTGTTGTGGAGCTACAACTGAGACACTGATTTGTACTATTGTTCttctcaaaataatttatattaatgtaGCTTGTGGTTGCTAATAATCTTATGGTTTCATATCGTTTACGTTGTAACGAAGTGCTTTGTGTTCAGGTGAATATAGCTGAGGAAGCGGTGAGGAGAGTAACTGGAATAGGACTTCAATTGTTCACTACATCTGAAATGCGTGCAAGCAGCATGCCCTTTTCTTCAGGTGTATCAGACgcagcttctgctgctgctgctgctgctctcgtCGAAGACGACTGGACAAACTGTAGCCTCCCAGATGAAGCAATTCCTGTGCCAAGTGCAGCAATGGCCTTGAGGTCACCGTCAATGCGGCGTGTCGCAAGCTTGGAGAACCTGCAGAAGAGAATCCATGCTGGAGATGTGACACATTTTGAGGCAGcatcagccttgtcgttgcCTGAAGCTACTGCCTGTGATAATAAGTAGTAACAGCAAGTATATTGATACTGCTCTGAAACCAGCTTCTGGTGCTCTGGCGTATTAAGGTTTTTGGTAATGGAGTTTGTGGCATCAATATACCTGGATGCATACATAGTTTATGTACACTATCTAATTTCTTTGGGAGGTTTTTGTGTTTACTGTCTCAAAGGTAAATAGTTCCTCCGTTGTATATTATTAGACTttttagtattgcccacattcatatatatgttaatgaattcattaacatatatatgaatgtgggcaatgctagaaagtcttataacctgaaacagaggtagtaatgTGTACTGAAGTTCTCCAATTCCACCTCGTTGTATTTCATTGGCTGATACATTGTTTCGGAGGGGGAAATCTTAAGAATTTGATTTCACTGGATATAATTGACACTTGACTGAAGGTGATTATGGAAGtgagaaaaatatcaaaatctggCCAAATTAAAGATTCTTTGGTTTAGGACCTACAGAAATTCTGATCTGCAGCCATCCTGCATTATTACAGCTAATACTCTGCATATGTTTCAGTTGTTTTATATCATTGTATTGAGTCATATAAAGTTATAAACTGTCTTGGCCCTATAAGCTTAAACCACTACAGTCCTTGTTTTGGCCCATTTAGAGGATACAATCACAtaatatattgtaaaatagatggAAGGGTTTGAAAGTACATTTCATACTTGGGAGAAATGAGTTCACAAGCTAGGAGCTATCTTAGCGGAATATAGTTGGAATTATATATCATGAAGTGCTTACAAACTACAATGGAAAAGTTATCAGCTAGTTTGAAGTTAAAATTTCCAGTTCTTGATCAGAGTGATTTCTTAATTTGCTGCCTGAATGCGAATTCACCAAATGCAGGGATGTGTCAAAATTCAGACAGACTGTTCACCGTGTAAACTCAGAGCATATacaagtaaaaagaaaaaaagaacaatgactaggtaaaataaataaatagctTCAATGTTATTTCGGCCGTCAGAATTCTCAATTCAAACTTTAAACCATAAACTTAATTACAATCCGGAAGAAAACGTCAATGAATTCATAATCACATAATCTATATACGTTGTCTACCATATTTTGGTTTTTCCTTCTTCAATCAAACCAGCAGTAATACATTCAGGTAGTGAGATTGAAGCCTCGACTGGGCCGCGCGAGTTTGTGCGCCTAATTCCCATGGACGCAGGCCTGGGCCTAGCCGCCCCTATGGACCGTGAGAGATGTGATCTGAGGGGGAAAAAGTACAcagaaggtccctcaacttgtaatcgagttacaaaatcgtcccccaaccacaaaaccggatacaacacatcccccaacttacaaaactagtgcaaactaggtccctcggctgttttgaccccggttttgtcccaTGTGACGACTGAGTCAGCGTGTGACCCACGTGGACCTCACATGGCAGGGTGTCCCCGTCAGCACCtgctctctttcccctcttcagtttctttgtttctctccttccttcctcccacTCGCTCTCTGTTCTCGCACAGGCGGCGTGTGCGCGACCAAAGGGTGGTGCGGCTGGTGACGGTGGCTCCCGGGTGGTTGTGGCCAGCGGGGGAGGCGAAAGAGGTATGCGCGGACGCCtcgccctcgtcgtcgacgtcgccacCGATGAAAAGGTCCGCGCCGCTTACCAGCTCGCACGCCTCATCGTCATCGACGCTCGCCACCTCGGCCCGGCCGCTGCACCACCTGACGACATCCTCCCACCTCCGTCCTCCCTCCCAACGAGCGGACGAGCGACGAGAAGCCGGCGGCGACAACACGGCGAAGAGGACCCTTTGTCCCTCTCCTGCCCcttccctccacctcctcctcctcctcctaaaAATCCCCATCCCCTTCAAAACCCCAACCCCATGCGCAGGCGTAGCGCCTGCACGACCTGGCTGCTAACTTGGAAGAGGAGCGCCCCTCCACCGCAAGGCCGAGGAATCTGTCGCAGAGAAAACCGCTCCGAATGCGTCAAGGCCATAGCACAGAACGTCCTCCGCAAGCACGACGACCTCAAGTTCGAGGCCTCCACTGCCTCCTCCATGCTCACCTTCAGCTTTGAGAGGATCACCTCCaaggcctccccctccccaccacctccaccgtgccgccaccgccgccgcct is part of the Oryza glaberrima chromosome 12, OglaRS2, whole genome shotgun sequence genome and harbors:
- the LOC127757699 gene encoding light-inducible protein CPRF2-like, which produces MKRGGGGGGGGDPGAYAAVLKTKLDLYCAAVAKSMEAKPQESSLGYLNLQASDTSQLASQASFNGYGSTRVTNSNAIHEDYDQGKPANSGTSKEQSDDDGDLEEDTDPVNAKRTRRMLSNRESARRSRKRKQAHLNDLESQVSQLRSENASLQKRLSDMTQKYKQSTTEYGNLQDDMNAMRRKVNIAEEAVRRVTGIGLQLFTTSEMRASSMPFSSGVSDAASAAAAAALVEDDWTNCSLPDEAIPVPSAAMALRSPSMRRVASLENLQKRIHAGDVTHFEAASALSLPEATACDNK